GACAATTCAGACACAGACTCAGTAGTCGTAAGCTCATCCCGGAAAATATAAGAGAAAATCTCTTCGTCCGACAATCTGAGTAGCTCCTGCTCCTCGCCAAGCCCTTTGGCCACTAGTCGTTGACGAAGTTTATTCGCATCAATGCCTCTGCCATCATCTGTTACCTTAACGATAAAATCGTTATTTACTTGCTCCATCGCTAGGGTTACGGTTCCTCTTTCATCTTTCCCAAGCTCCAACCGTTCCTCTGGCGGCTCAATGGCATGAACGATAATATTACGAAAAACATGGATTAAAGATTGTGAGAATAAAAGAAACCGATGTGCATCGACGGTAACTTCATCTCCGATTACCCTCATCGGGTACACATGGATCCCCGCACGTTCGGAAGCGATACCTAGATAATCTGTATAATGTGCAGTCAGCTCACGGAAAGACTTGCTTCTGACTTCCCGAAGCTCGGCGAGCAAGCTCAGATGCTGAGGCTCCGCCAAGGCTTCAGTAAGCTTCTTCTCAAGCATCATCCAATCCTTGCGTGGCATCGTTACATTCTGGACTCGCTTATGCTGCTGGAATAGCATTTCTTCTCCAAGGATATCGGTGAGTGCCTTGAGATCGTCTTCCACCCAGGTATGAAGCTGAAGGGAACGAAGAAATTGTAGGCTTTGCTCCCCAGTGCTATTCTCCACGTCGTTGATTCTCTCATGAAGCTGAGACTCCAGCTCGTGCAAGCGAGGTACAATATTCGGGAATTGAAGTAGAGAGAAGCTTCCCTTAAAGGTATGCACACGTTTATAGACGGATAGAAGTCTTTGATCGAGTGGTTGATTGCTATTCATATTGTCCACAATCCACATTTCACAAAAAAGCTTATACTCATCCAATATTTGATTCGTTTCCTCCAGATGAGTAACCACCTGAACGACCATCTGCTGGACAAGCCGATCCTGAATCATCTGGTGCTCGATCTTCATTTTCTCCGTTATATCCGTCAGAATAATCATTACTTCCTCTGCTTTACCAGAGCTATCTTCAATCACCTTATATTCCGCGCTTACCGTCAGTTCCCCGATAATCAGCTCTTCTGGTAATAACGATATGATAAGCTCTCGCTTAAGATCATTCTTATGTAAGAAGCACTCTTCAAAAATTTCCCTAAGCAGCTTCCTCTCCTGCTCATTGTCAGGATAAAGGAGCAAAGGCAGATCCATTCTCGCAATGTCCTTCCCGAATATTCGCCAGCATTGCAGACTATATTCCTCGCCTACTATTAAATCGGCATGTACTGTAAAGAAACCTTGCTGAGCATAGTTCAATAGGTTTTGTATGGCGGCTGTCCTCTTCTGAACCGTCTTCTCCAAATCTTGGTTTAAGGAGCCGATTCGTCCAATCGCTTGCAGCAATTCCATATCAGCCTGCTCAACATGCTTTGGAATATCATCCACCCGATGACCAGCAGCTACTTGCTCCAGCATGAGTGTCAGATGTCTAAGGGGCAGCATAATTCTACGTCTTAGCAAATAGGTGACCAGTACGAGTAAGAGCACCATAACAACTAGAGAGTAGATGCCCAGCCTTTCTAGCGCATTTACTGTCTTCATAGCAGCAGTTGATTGACTTTCTGTATAAATAACCCCAATGATTCGACCGGATATGTCTATAAGATCCTCAGCCGACTTCGTCAGACTGACATCCTCGCGCCCAACAATCTGGAGTGATTCCCCTACCTTATGTCCTGCAAGAAACCGATGAATATCCTCGGCTCGTAATTCATCTGTCGAGGATAGAAACTGTCCCGAGCTCAGCAACAACGCAATATCGGTTTGCAGCGTATCCTGCAAGCGAGTCATGTTCTCTTGATTTAGAAAATGTCCTGTAATGAGTAGCCCCACTGCCCCATTCTGTCCTCTATCGCCCGTCACCTGTGAGACTGCGACTATAGCAAGCCCTTTAGCGGTATCCAATATGCCAGAGAATGATTTCACTGTCTCGAATTTTTCCATCAGATGGGGAACCTTAACCTCATCCATGAAGAGTTCAATATCTCCTGCTTGTACGAGAATACGTCCCTGTAAATCTGCTTCGGCTACAAAGTCAATGTCAGGAACGACTCTTGGCATATCCGCGATATTCCGTTCAAGCCACTCCCTATCCTCTGCGAGTAGTGCTTGCCGGTTATCTTCCCAGTACCCATTCGTTATGGTAACCCCAAGTATAGTTTCACCTAATGCTTCGATAGACTTCTTGGCTGTATGGTTGGTCTGAAGCTCCTTCTCGTAAGCTGTGTCTCTTAAGGCTGATGTAATCGATGTATAAAAATAGATCATCAAGGCGAGCACAGGTAATACGACCAGCAGCCCAATCCATAACACCATCTCTGATGTGAGGGAACGCCGTTTACGTCTGTTGTTCATGCCGCAGTCCCCCTGAGAAAGTTGTCGAAACGCGCTATCGCTTCCATATTGTAGCATATACGGTGATAGCCCTACTATGTATTAAGCCAGTATGATTACAAAAAGCATCCCCAGCGGCATAAATAACCTGCCAAGGGATGCCTCTACGTTTGCTATAATCCTTTATTCGTTAGCTTTACGACATCAAAAATATTAATTTTACGCTGAGTCTGATCATCGTATAACCAAGGCTCTTGAACATGGTCGACGAATAGCACACCATCGAGGTGATCCATCTCATGCTGTATGCAGCGTGCTAGTAAACCCGTGCCCTCAAGCTCAATCGTCTCTCCCTGCCGATTAAGCGTTGTAATCTTAACCTGATTCGCTCTCTTCACATAACCGTGATAGCCCGGATAGGACAAGCAGCCCTCTGCGCCTTCCTGCTCCCCGCTTGCCTGAACAATCACTGGATTAATAAGCTCGATCAATCCTTCGCCACAATCTAGTACAGCTATACGCCTAATAATTCCGACTTGCGGTGCAGCTAGACCCGCTCGCCCTTCCGTGGCATAGAGCGTTTCAGCCATATCGTCTAAGAGCTTAATTATTTTTGGCGTTATTACATCTA
This portion of the Cohnella abietis genome encodes:
- a CDS encoding ATP-binding protein; its protein translation is MNNRRKRRSLTSEMVLWIGLLVVLPVLALMIYFYTSITSALRDTAYEKELQTNHTAKKSIEALGETILGVTITNGYWEDNRQALLAEDREWLERNIADMPRVVPDIDFVAEADLQGRILVQAGDIELFMDEVKVPHLMEKFETVKSFSGILDTAKGLAIVAVSQVTGDRGQNGAVGLLITGHFLNQENMTRLQDTLQTDIALLLSSGQFLSSTDELRAEDIHRFLAGHKVGESLQIVGREDVSLTKSAEDLIDISGRIIGVIYTESQSTAAMKTVNALERLGIYSLVVMVLLLVLVTYLLRRRIMLPLRHLTLMLEQVAAGHRVDDIPKHVEQADMELLQAIGRIGSLNQDLEKTVQKRTAAIQNLLNYAQQGFFTVHADLIVGEEYSLQCWRIFGKDIARMDLPLLLYPDNEQERKLLREIFEECFLHKNDLKRELIISLLPEELIIGELTVSAEYKVIEDSSGKAEEVMIILTDITEKMKIEHQMIQDRLVQQMVVQVVTHLEETNQILDEYKLFCEMWIVDNMNSNQPLDQRLLSVYKRVHTFKGSFSLLQFPNIVPRLHELESQLHERINDVENSTGEQSLQFLRSLQLHTWVEDDLKALTDILGEEMLFQQHKRVQNVTMPRKDWMMLEKKLTEALAEPQHLSLLAELREVRSKSFRELTAHYTDYLGIASERAGIHVYPMRVIGDEVTVDAHRFLLFSQSLIHVFRNIIVHAIEPPEERLELGKDERGTVTLAMEQVNNDFIVKVTDDGRGIDANKLRQRLVAKGLGEEQELLRLSDEEIFSYIFRDELTTTESVSELSGRGVGLSAVKDEVDRLGGTVEVNSLPGQGTTFTFKMPLEEDRE
- the def gene encoding peptide deformylase; the protein is MSVLNIVPFGESILRKKAKQVDVITPKIIKLLDDMAETLYATEGRAGLAAPQVGIIRRIAVLDCGEGLIELINPVIVQASGEQEGAEGCLSYPGYHGYVKRANQVKITTLNRQGETIELEGTGLLARCIQHEMDHLDGVLFVDHVQEPWLYDDQTQRKINIFDVVKLTNKGL